A stretch of the Archangium violaceum genome encodes the following:
- a CDS encoding TonB-dependent receptor plug domain-containing protein — protein MALSSGPALAYDEPSHEEEESEPEWTQSLSLEELLRVELSAPSKRRQQAREAPGVATVVTREQMRRFGWTTIDDILFSQPGFFPAQDFERATVGARGLWEGWNNNHLLLLMDGVPINDNELATAFTWDITPLFLVKNVEIIRGPASALYGSSAINGVIALNTLSSTHTLGEGERLEINSEARLRAGNHGTTAVDAVAVTRSRHVSAVLGFQHQRTDGFSYLSYDGSRRTDATGALQRFRVNNRRDSDYLFVKLEPLNTLRGLSAQYHLQDWSYGTGHGWLYWVPDIDGAMRDRRHIAVLSYRSEPGSRLEQEYVLKYQRHQYENEVRYYPSGADNGKRYYPAGMTEAIRTALDELFGRVQLSGSLGERITLLGGVEYAATLYGGDDMHYATTDLGDEEPDAPATQSPVQLGPIYEPLLNEPMSNMGAYFQLAWSRLLELPLSLTVGLRYDLKFFHYREPGQPEGPRHFKSYDQLSPRLALVYAPSPALGFKFQAGRAFRAPSAGELLGSNTWMLDSNTETIRPEQVTTFELNADWSINSHLSWRSTLFHSRYENLIGYVQGSRLDNFLSQTNLGLESELLAEVDLGAHGRLSAFGNYSYVHLLDGADSKGVPVDNEGHLTWAPAHQAKAGVSYQRERFSLALQGRYQGDVFRREEDMTEPLFRTLRPAVVPAWFRLDANARYQLTPWAGVALEVSNLLDAESYLVKILDFPFDYRMEDRRVFVSLEVNL, from the coding sequence GTGGCGCTGTCTTCCGGTCCCGCGCTCGCGTACGACGAGCCCTCCCACGAGGAGGAGGAGTCCGAACCGGAATGGACCCAGTCCCTCTCCCTGGAGGAGTTGCTGCGGGTGGAGCTCTCCGCCCCCTCCAAGCGTCGCCAGCAGGCCCGGGAGGCGCCCGGCGTGGCCACGGTGGTGACGCGCGAGCAGATGCGCCGGTTCGGCTGGACGACGATCGACGACATCCTCTTCAGCCAGCCCGGCTTCTTCCCCGCGCAGGACTTCGAGCGAGCCACGGTGGGCGCTCGCGGACTCTGGGAGGGGTGGAACAACAACCACCTGCTGCTCCTGATGGATGGCGTTCCCATCAACGACAACGAGCTGGCCACCGCGTTCACCTGGGACATCACCCCGCTCTTCCTGGTGAAGAACGTGGAGATCATCCGCGGCCCCGCGTCCGCCCTGTATGGCTCCAGCGCCATCAACGGCGTCATCGCCCTCAACACGCTCTCCTCGACCCACACCCTGGGCGAGGGCGAGCGGCTGGAGATCAACAGCGAGGCCCGGCTGCGCGCCGGCAACCATGGCACCACGGCCGTGGACGCCGTGGCGGTCACCCGCTCCCGGCACGTCTCCGCGGTGCTCGGCTTCCAGCACCAGCGAACGGACGGGTTCTCCTACCTGTCCTATGACGGCTCGAGACGGACCGACGCCACGGGCGCGCTCCAGCGCTTCCGCGTGAACAACCGCCGCGACAGCGACTACCTCTTCGTCAAGCTGGAGCCCCTGAACACCCTGCGGGGACTGTCCGCGCAGTACCACCTCCAGGATTGGAGCTATGGCACCGGCCACGGCTGGCTCTACTGGGTGCCCGACATCGACGGCGCCATGCGGGACCGGCGGCACATCGCCGTGCTGAGCTACCGCTCGGAGCCGGGCAGCCGGCTGGAACAGGAGTACGTACTCAAGTACCAGCGGCACCAGTACGAGAACGAGGTGCGCTACTACCCGAGCGGCGCCGACAACGGGAAGCGCTACTACCCCGCCGGAATGACCGAGGCGATCAGGACCGCCCTGGACGAGCTCTTCGGGCGCGTCCAGCTCTCGGGCTCCCTGGGCGAGCGCATCACCCTGCTCGGCGGCGTGGAGTACGCGGCCACCTTGTATGGAGGGGACGACATGCACTACGCCACCACGGACCTCGGCGACGAGGAGCCGGACGCCCCCGCCACGCAGTCGCCCGTGCAGCTCGGCCCCATCTACGAGCCCCTCTTGAATGAGCCCATGAGCAACATGGGCGCCTACTTCCAGCTCGCCTGGAGCAGGTTGCTGGAGCTCCCCCTCTCGCTGACGGTGGGGCTGCGCTACGACCTGAAGTTCTTCCACTACCGCGAACCCGGGCAGCCCGAGGGGCCCCGCCACTTCAAGTCCTATGATCAGCTCAGCCCCCGGCTCGCGCTGGTGTACGCGCCGAGCCCCGCGCTCGGTTTCAAGTTCCAGGCCGGCCGGGCCTTCCGCGCCCCCTCGGCCGGCGAGCTCCTCGGCTCCAACACCTGGATGTTGGACTCCAACACCGAGACGATCCGCCCCGAGCAGGTCACCACCTTCGAGCTCAACGCGGACTGGAGCATCAACTCCCATCTGAGCTGGCGCAGCACCCTCTTCCACTCGCGCTACGAGAACCTCATCGGCTACGTCCAGGGGAGCCGGCTGGACAACTTCCTCTCCCAGACGAACCTGGGCCTGGAGTCCGAGCTCCTGGCGGAAGTGGACCTGGGAGCGCATGGCCGCCTGTCGGCCTTCGGCAACTACTCCTACGTGCATCTGCTCGATGGGGCGGATTCGAAAGGCGTGCCGGTGGACAACGAAGGGCACCTCACCTGGGCGCCCGCCCACCAGGCCAAGGCCGGTGTGAGCTACCAGCGGGAGCGATTCAGCCTCGCGCTCCAGGGGCGCTACCAGGGCGACGTGTTCCGCCGCGAGGAGGACATGACGGAGCCCCTGTTCCGCACCCTGCGGCCGGCGGTGGTGCCCGCCTGGTTCCGGCTCGATGCCAACGCCCGCTACCAGCTCACCCCGTGGGCCGGCGTCGCGCTCGAGGTGTCCAACCTTCTGGACGCGGAGAGCTACCTCGTGAAGATCCTCGACTTCCCCTTCGACTACCGCATGGAGGACCGGCGCGTCTTCGTGAGCCTGGAAGTCAACCTCTGA
- a CDS encoding ATP-binding protein, translating into MTLELRHLSLRARLVILVVLLFAAFSLFFLLFFPARMNDLARRGMLERTLGIARLLANATEPALDFGDEANGQRHLETLASSPEAIFGLLLREDGTPLAAWHPERAPKRLLDDPQEAFIRGQEVFARVHIQTRGGQRGTLLLGFSLARLQQENRHTQQLAAGISALILASGVLAAFAVGTVLVRPLKRVTDVALRISEGEHDARGELDLTRRDEMGTLASAFSRMLDRLYEQRALIESQMSELRSAQDQLIVADRRTSMGTLAAGVAHEINNPLAYVTANIHYVLQEIPRLRHLPEEDWEEAYSALTEAREGCARVQHIVQSLKSFSAGDDGKREPTALTHTLESAINMASNEIRHRARLVRDYQPVPPVEANEVRLAQVFLNLLINAAHAIEPGASERNEIRISTRTGEDGRARVSITDTGSGMTPEVRARLFTPFFTTKPVGVGTGLGLSVCQGIVTRLGGQIELQSEPGHGSTFTVVLPASPAPVGSRPGEEAPPPKTRRARILVVDDEPLVGTALRRALDCDHEVRVTTRAREALSQLRQGPPFDVILCDLMMPEMTGVEFYAELQRTAPELAEMVLFITGGAFTEVTRAFLEQHQARALEKPLDMRALRERLRVLLESHASSSTSTFMG; encoded by the coding sequence ATGACGCTCGAGCTTCGTCATCTCTCGCTGAGGGCCCGGCTGGTCATCCTCGTGGTCCTGCTCTTCGCGGCCTTCTCCCTCTTCTTCCTCCTCTTCTTCCCCGCGCGCATGAATGACCTGGCGCGGCGCGGGATGCTCGAGCGGACGCTGGGGATCGCCCGGCTGCTGGCCAACGCCACCGAGCCGGCGCTCGACTTCGGCGACGAGGCCAACGGGCAGCGGCACCTGGAGACACTCGCCTCCAGCCCCGAGGCGATCTTCGGACTGCTGCTGCGCGAGGACGGCACGCCGCTGGCCGCCTGGCACCCGGAGCGCGCGCCGAAACGACTCCTGGACGATCCCCAGGAGGCCTTCATCCGCGGGCAGGAGGTGTTCGCGCGGGTCCACATCCAGACGCGCGGGGGCCAGCGGGGCACGTTGCTCCTGGGCTTCAGTCTCGCCCGGCTGCAGCAGGAGAACCGGCACACGCAGCAGCTCGCCGCGGGCATCTCCGCGCTCATCCTCGCCAGTGGCGTGCTGGCCGCCTTCGCGGTGGGCACGGTGCTGGTGCGGCCGCTCAAGCGCGTCACCGACGTGGCCCTGCGCATCTCCGAGGGCGAGCACGACGCCCGGGGCGAGCTCGACCTCACCCGGCGCGACGAGATGGGCACCCTGGCCTCGGCGTTCTCGCGCATGCTGGACCGGCTCTACGAGCAACGCGCCCTCATCGAGTCCCAGATGAGCGAGCTGCGCAGCGCCCAGGATCAGCTCATCGTCGCCGACCGGCGCACCTCCATGGGGACGCTCGCCGCGGGCGTGGCGCACGAGATCAACAACCCGCTCGCCTACGTCACCGCCAACATCCACTACGTGCTCCAGGAGATACCGCGGCTGCGCCACCTCCCCGAGGAGGACTGGGAAGAGGCGTACAGCGCCCTCACCGAGGCCCGCGAGGGCTGCGCGCGCGTGCAGCACATCGTCCAGAGCCTCAAGTCGTTCTCGGCCGGAGATGACGGCAAGCGCGAGCCCACGGCGCTCACCCACACCCTCGAGAGCGCCATCAACATGGCCAGCAACGAGATCCGCCACCGGGCCCGGCTGGTCCGCGACTACCAGCCCGTTCCACCCGTCGAGGCCAACGAGGTGCGGCTCGCCCAGGTGTTCCTCAACCTGCTCATCAACGCCGCGCATGCCATCGAGCCGGGGGCCTCGGAGCGGAACGAGATCCGTATCTCCACCCGCACGGGCGAGGACGGGAGGGCGCGGGTGTCCATCACCGACACCGGCAGCGGGATGACGCCCGAGGTCCGCGCCCGCCTCTTCACCCCCTTCTTCACCACCAAGCCGGTGGGGGTGGGAACCGGGCTCGGGTTGTCCGTCTGCCAGGGCATCGTCACCCGCCTGGGTGGGCAGATCGAGCTCCAGAGTGAGCCCGGGCACGGGAGCACCTTCACCGTGGTGCTCCCCGCCAGCCCCGCCCCGGTGGGAAGCAGGCCCGGCGAGGAGGCGCCGCCCCCGAAGACGAGGCGGGCGCGCATCCTGGTGGTGGATGACGAGCCCCTGGTGGGGACCGCGCTCCGCAGGGCCCTGGACTGCGACCACGAGGTGCGGGTGACGACGCGCGCGCGCGAGGCGCTGTCCCAGCTACGCCAGGGCCCGCCCTTCGACGTCATCCTGTGCGACCTGATGATGCCGGAGATGACGGGCGTGGAGTTCTACGCGGAGCTCCAGCGGACGGCCCCCGAGCTGGCGGAGATGGTGCTCTTCATCACCGGCGGCGCCTTCACCGAGGTGACACGCGCCTTCCTCGAGCAGCACCAGGCGCGAGCGCTGGAGAAGCCCCTCGACATGCGCGCCCTGCGCGAGCGGCTCCGCGTCCTGCTCGAGTCCCACGCCTCCTCTTCCACCTCCACCTTCATGGGTTGA
- a CDS encoding YfiR family protein translates to MQRQQGLCHTETGKESRRRTSGTWLKTLGLMLVLLASEASRAEGLPPTLRASLLVRILAYDRRMGTRPPPLTVAVLHREGNPGSEQFGQEFTRALEVASRGRSVSGQTVRVIRVGFREPSQLREELSRARVVALYVCEGLEAHTGSIAGVTRQLSILSFAGSRAELDQGLAIGLSRQGDSPTILIRLSAARAEGADLDAGLLSLSQIVDPARSTP, encoded by the coding sequence ATGCAGCGACAGCAGGGTCTGTGCCACACGGAGACAGGGAAGGAGAGCCGCCGGAGGACCTCCGGGACGTGGCTGAAGACCCTGGGCCTGATGCTCGTGCTGCTCGCCAGCGAGGCCTCGCGAGCCGAGGGACTCCCGCCCACCCTGCGCGCCTCGTTGCTGGTGCGCATCCTCGCCTACGACCGGCGGATGGGCACCCGGCCTCCGCCCCTGACCGTCGCCGTCCTCCATCGCGAGGGCAACCCGGGCTCGGAGCAGTTCGGCCAGGAGTTCACCCGCGCGCTGGAGGTGGCCTCCCGCGGGAGGAGCGTCTCGGGCCAGACCGTGCGGGTCATCCGTGTCGGCTTCCGTGAGCCCTCGCAATTGAGGGAGGAGCTCTCCCGGGCCCGCGTGGTGGCGCTCTACGTCTGCGAGGGGCTCGAGGCCCACACGGGCAGCATCGCCGGGGTGACGCGGCAGCTGTCCATCCTCTCCTTCGCCGGCAGCAGGGCCGAGCTCGACCAGGGCCTGGCCATCGGGCTCAGCCGACAGGGGGATTCGCCCACCATCCTCATCCGCCTCTCGGCGGCCCGCGCGGAGGGCGCGGACCTCGATGCCGGATTGCTCAGCCTGTCCCAGATCGTCGACCCCGCGAGGAGCACCCCATGA
- a CDS encoding PQQ-dependent sugar dehydrogenase: protein MKTALHLGLLLALLPLRVQAQTGKYTPNGSCDGLPRIDVSTPRGVCVGVVADGFRFPRTVTPLADGSLAVVDMGGWVPRKGSLWRLTPDASGKTYVKRKLLEGLDRPHGAAVGPDGLLYIGELSRVIRFDPGAANPSSTVETVIPALPTDGRHPLTALVFDERGYLYVNRGSASDNCEPMKGHRGTDGRTCPEAEGHSARGVIRRYALTGPGRTATTWMNHAVGLRNSMAMAIHPESGLFVQGENSRDSINRRDRRLDDRTTPHEELNIIVPYQDYGWPYCYDDNEASPEFKGFDCSRMRKPALLLPAHVAPLGMTYYAGGMFPDWYKGKLLVTYHGYRDFGQKLVAIPTDAAGRPTGEPFEIINGWYKKGTQPMGAPVGVSVGRDGSIFLAEDKNGTVLRLFFDPRKGDGIPTPGLSVKPSAEPNQDARCRELATRDDSFSRIQRDIIDPLCTSCHGAAGGNAGNLRLARCDDIGNAQRLLAPRPGHAPFVVPRSLGSELYLRLEGTTPGLPPMPAGGLNPELLAEVAEWINEGAPIPRQSLTTASPE, encoded by the coding sequence ATGAAGACGGCGCTTCACCTCGGGTTGCTGCTCGCCCTCCTTCCACTCCGCGTCCAGGCCCAGACTGGCAAGTACACCCCCAACGGAAGCTGTGACGGCCTGCCTCGAATCGATGTCTCGACACCTCGCGGCGTCTGCGTCGGCGTGGTCGCGGATGGGTTCCGGTTCCCCCGGACGGTGACCCCGCTCGCGGATGGCAGCCTCGCCGTGGTCGACATGGGCGGCTGGGTTCCCCGGAAGGGCTCGCTCTGGCGCCTGACGCCCGACGCCTCCGGGAAGACGTATGTGAAACGCAAGCTGCTCGAGGGACTCGACCGTCCCCATGGCGCGGCCGTCGGCCCCGATGGGTTGCTCTACATCGGGGAGCTCTCCCGGGTGATCCGCTTCGACCCCGGTGCGGCCAACCCCTCCTCCACCGTGGAGACCGTCATCCCGGCGCTCCCCACGGATGGCCGCCATCCGCTGACGGCGCTCGTCTTCGACGAGCGGGGCTACCTGTATGTCAATCGCGGCTCCGCCTCGGACAACTGCGAGCCCATGAAGGGCCATCGCGGCACCGACGGCCGCACCTGCCCCGAGGCGGAAGGGCACTCCGCTCGCGGTGTCATCCGGCGCTATGCCCTGACGGGACCGGGGCGCACCGCCACCACGTGGATGAACCACGCCGTGGGCCTGCGCAACTCCATGGCCATGGCCATCCACCCCGAGTCGGGCCTGTTCGTGCAGGGCGAGAACTCCCGCGACTCCATCAACAGGAGGGACAGGCGTCTGGATGATCGCACCACGCCCCACGAGGAGCTCAACATCATCGTCCCGTACCAGGATTACGGCTGGCCCTATTGCTACGACGACAACGAGGCCAGTCCCGAGTTCAAGGGCTTCGACTGCTCACGCATGCGCAAGCCCGCCCTGCTGTTGCCCGCCCACGTCGCGCCGCTGGGCATGACGTACTACGCCGGCGGCATGTTCCCCGACTGGTACAAGGGCAAGCTGCTCGTCACGTACCACGGGTATCGTGACTTCGGTCAGAAGCTCGTCGCCATCCCCACCGATGCCGCCGGCAGACCCACGGGCGAGCCCTTCGAAATCATCAACGGCTGGTACAAGAAGGGCACCCAACCCATGGGCGCTCCCGTGGGAGTGAGCGTGGGCCGCGACGGCTCCATCTTCCTCGCCGAGGACAAGAACGGCACCGTGCTGCGTCTGTTCTTCGATCCCAGGAAGGGCGACGGCATCCCCACCCCCGGCCTGTCCGTCAAGCCCAGCGCCGAGCCCAACCAGGATGCGCGCTGCCGCGAGCTCGCCACGCGCGATGACTCGTTCTCCCGCATCCAACGCGACATCATCGACCCGCTCTGCACCAGCTGCCACGGCGCCGCCGGAGGCAACGCTGGCAACCTCCGCCTCGCACGCTGTGATGACATCGGCAATGCCCAACGGCTGCTGGCGCCCCGCCCCGGCCACGCCCCCTTCGTCGTCCCCCGCAGCCTCGGCAGCGAGCTCTACCTGCGCCTCGAGGGCACGACGCCCGGGCTCCCCCCCATGCCCGCCGGAGGTTTGAACCCCGAGCTGCTGGCGGAGGTCGCGGAGTGGATCAACGAGGGCGCTCCCATCCCCCGCCAATCCCTGACAACGGCCTCTCCGGAGTAA